TTCATCCTGGGCAATGACCTGTATTGCATCGGGAGCAACAATCCAATCACGGTCAGTGTCGTCGAGGAACCCGAACACGGCCTGTATTATCTGAACAGCGACATCCGGTTCCTGGACTACGCGCCCGATTTCGGCTTCTCGGGAGTCGACAGCCTGAAATACGAGCTCTGTGACTACACCGGCGCATGCGATACGGCAACGGTTTACATCATCGTGGAGTACTTCAATCAAAAACCTGTGGCAAGGGATGACCTGGATTCAACCACCATGAATATCCCGGTGGTCATCGACGTGCTGGCCAACGACTACGATCCCGATGGAAGGATCGTGAATTACGAGATCCTGACAGCGCCGCTGCATGGCGCTTCCATCAAGATCATGGTCGACAGCACGATCCTGTACAGCCCGTTCAACGATTACATTGGCTCCGACGAATTCACCTATCAAATCTATGACGACGGAAATCCGCCGCTGAGTGATACGGCCACCGTTCGTATCGAAGTATTCAGGAAAGACATCCTGCCCGAGCCACCGTTCATCATTTATAACGCATTGACACCCAACGGCGATGGCATTAACGATTACTGGAAGATCAAGGGCATTGAGCTTTATCCCACCAACAGGGTGGTCATCATGGACCGCTGGGGCGGGATCATTGCCGAAATTGAACATTACGATAATGGAGACAACCGCTGGGAAGGACTGGACAAGGATGGTCAGATGGTACCGAACGGGACCTATTACTACTTCCTGACGATATCCGAGTACCAGGCGATGTATAAGGGATGGGTGTTTTTATACAGAGATTAGAGAGGAGAGAGGAGAGAGGAGAGAGGAGAGAGGAGAAATACATTATTATGATTTAAGGGTAGTAATTATAGATAAAATGAAAAAATACATTTTCATACATCTGTTCCTGTTGATAAGCGCAGGCGTCTTCGGGCAGCGGGACGCGTTGTATTATCAATACCTTCATAATTATCATATTTTAAACCCGGCCTTTACCGGCATCCAGGAGAAGCCGATCTTCCACCTGGTCGACCGGCACCAGTGGATCGGGTTGAACGGTGCGCCGAACACCATCACCCTGAGCGGACAGGGAATGCTGCGTAACGAAAAGATCGGTCTGGGCGGATATATGTACGTTGACAGGCTGGGACCTACCGTTGACTTCGGCGTAATGACCACCTACGCCTACATCCTCGAATTCCCGGTAGGAAAGCTGTCAATGGGTTTGCAGTTTGGTTTGAAGCAAACCCGTATTGACTGGCAGGAGCTGAGCATGGAAAACATGAACGACTACTACCTGATCGTGCAGCCCAAGCCCCTGACGCTGCCGGATGCCAATTTCGGCGTGTACTACTACACTCCGGATTTCTTTATGGGATTCTCCACCACACATCTTTTCGACAAATACTTTCTGGCCCTGTACGACAATCGGGAGTACTCCGAATTTGCATTCACCCAGAATGTTTATTTGTATACCGGCGGGTTCATCAAGATCAGGAATATGGTGCTCAAACCCTCGGTGCTGGTGAAATACTGGGAAGAAGGCAACTGGGGAGTGGATATCAACACGGCCCTGAAGATCAACAACCTGATCTGGGTGGGCGCGTCGTACCGGTCGAACACCCGGTCGTTCGTGATGCTGACCGAACTGCGCGTGAGTTCACGACTGAAGATCGGCTATTCATTCGATTCCTATCTGGGTGACATAGGGAACTACAATGTAGGTTCACACGAGATCAGGCTTTGCTGGGACAAGCAGACCAAAAAGAAGCCGTACGTAGGGGATTTTTTCTGATGTAGGTGCAGCGCACCGGGATAGTTCGACGGTTAGAATGCCTGTTCAATATCTTTAATATGATCCTTTGAGATGGCCAAAGAATAATTCGTTTTATCCGTGGTCAGAATGCACAGCTTTTGCTTTTTGTTCACCTCCTTCAGGTACTTGCTGTTAATGATGATCGAACGGCTGATACGGAAAAACTCAGGATTATTCATCAATAATTTCTCAATCTCCCCGATATTTCTTGAGATCATATGTTTCTTTCCGTCAACAAGAAAAATATCTGTGTAATTACCATTTGCCTCGCAGTACAGAACCTCCGCCGGGCTGACGAGTATAAAACCGCCTATCGTATTGAACCGGATCTTCCGGGCTGCTTCAAGCCAGGCTGATAAATTTCCGGCCTGCCGATGGAATGATTCAACTTTCCGCTTACGGTACCTTGATAGTGTTTTTTTCAGTTCTTCAGGATCAACAGGTTTTAAAAGGTAATCAAAAGCGGCATGGCGAATGGCCTGTAATACAAACTCATCATGCCCGGTGACAAAAATGACGGAGGGATTCACATCATAATCGCGCAGCGCATTGATAAGATCAAATCCATTTTCCTCGCCCAGGAGTATATCCAGAAAAATGATCTCCGGTTGAAATTGCAAAACGGATCGCAAACTGCCGGCAATCGTCTGACACCGGTCGACGATCTCAATGCCACCGGCATCATCCAGCATAGCTTCCAGCAATTCAACCGCAACGGGCTCGTCTTCAACAATCAGTGTGGTAATTTTCTTTGGAATATTTTCCATACTTGATTTGATCTCGTAAAAATAATTAATAAATTGCACTTTGTCAAAAATCCTTCGTAAATCCGATCCGGAATATGATGCGGCGATTCTTTATATATTTCTTCTTAAACCCGCTCTTTCAGGCATTGGTGGTGACGTTGCTGATCATCATTTTCGTTCCGCTGGGGATTCAAAAATTCAAGGCAACGCTGGTTGAATATCAGAAGGTAGATGATAGAGCAGAATACTATTATGCTGACCTGGATCACGATGGCTGGTCAGAACGGATCATCACAGGGCAAAATGTGGCAGGAGGATCTTATATCGTAATCCGGACCAGGAAAGGTGATATGGATCAGTGGAATATCCGGGGAGTTTTTTTGCCCTGGGGGAAGCGGTTTATCATAGGTGATTCGGACCATAATGGTCGGGACGAAATCTTCCTGTTCAGCAGATCAAAGGATAGTATTCTGCTGCATGTCATGGAATTTACCGAAAGGCCGGCTTTCAACATCCGGAACAGATGCATTGCCACAACGATGGTTGCTAAAAATCAGGTTGATCCAGATGCAAACGTTATTGGCGGAAAAGTGACCGATCTCAACAGCGATGGTTTCGGGGAGCTGGTTTTTGCCATAAATTCAGGATTTTCACTGCAACCCAGGAATGTATTTGCCTATTATATTAACAACGATTCACTCCGTGTATCTCCCAGGAGCGGCAACTTTATATCAGACATACATTTCATCGATCCGGACCAGGATGACAAAGAAGAGATCATCATTGATTCCTATGCCTCAGACAATATTCATGATTCTGTCATTCCCTATCCCGATCAAAGCTGCTGGCTGATGGTGCTTGACAGCGACCTGAATTTTTTATTTTCACCTATGGAATTTCCGGGAAAAATTGCAAGTCTGGAATCTGTTGTGATCAGAAACGCATCGGGACAATATGCGCTCATCAGCGGCTACAACTTTGCAGGAAACTCAGAAATAGATGACCAGTTATTCCTTTCGACTCTTGATGGACGTGTGATCAGGAGAAGGATCTTTAAAAATTCAGATACACTGGATAGATTGTCTTTAATACCGTGTCAACCTGCACTGCATTCTCATACCTTTGCCCTCATTCAGTCACTGGGCATCGTTTCGATCGACACTGCTCTTAAGCTTCATCAGGTCAGTAAATATCCCATTCACGCCCACCAACTTCAATCTATTGATATTGATCAAAATGGAAGAACAGAATACCTCATTCCACATTCCAGCTTCGATCAGTATTTTTTATTCAGAGAAGACTTTACGCATCCTGTTTCTCTGCCGGTCCCAAGGCCGGCGTATGATCTGATTTGCTCAGTCAAACTGGCAGGTAAAGGTCCCGGGCAACTTTCCATCCAAAGCAACGATAAATTGTTTCTCTTTGATTACGGATTGAATCCGGTTTACAACTGGAAGCCGGCAATATACACAGGGATCTACATCACCATCCTTGGATTCGTTCTTCTCATCCGTCTTTTGCAGCACATCCAGTTAAAGAAAAGGTATGAGATCGAAAAGCAGCTGACCGCTTTTCATCTGAGCAGCATCAAATCCCAGATGGATCCGCATTTTCTGTACAACGTGATCAATATGATCGGATCATCCATCTACAAGGAAAACCGGGATGAAGCGTACAAAAGCATCATGAACTTCTCGAAGATGGTCCGCACCCTGGTTGCATCTTCCGATCAGCTCAGCCGGCCCCTTTCGGAAGAGCTGGAATTCACAAAAAGCTATCTCGAACTCCAGAAGTCCCGGTTCCGTGACAAGTTCAATTACCTGATTGACCTGGCTCCTGATGTATACATGGAATCCGAAATACCCAAGATGATCATCCAGACGCATGCTGAGAATGCGCTGAAGCACGGACTGGTGCCGAAAGGGTCACCGGGCCTGTTACGTATCTCCATCTCCGCGGAAAATGAATATTTGATCATCAGGGTGGAGGATGATGGCATTGGCCGCAAACAAACAAAGTTAGTAAAGTCCACCTCCACCGGGAAAGGGTTGAAGATCATGGAGCAGCTCTTTGCGATGTACAACAGGTACAACCGGCCACCCTTGCTGCAGGAGATAACCGATCTTTACGATGATCACCAGCAGCCTGCCGGCACGCGGGTGGTAATCTCCGTTCCGTTAAATTACAACAGGAATGTGATGACCGGGAAAGGATCGACATCATAAAGCAGTTACTTGAGAACAACCTCCATTTGTTCCACCACACCACACGGCACAATCCATCGTACCGGGGCGGTGCGCAGCAACGGAATATTTAAAGCACCTTCTCCCAGACCATTAACAGCACACGGTTCGCCAGCAGGTTCTGATCCTTCACCCGGATATACGCCATCCACCTGCCGTTGGGCTCCAGCGCAAAATACGGCCGCTCCTCTCCTTTTGCTAGGACGACCTCCAGCACCGTCTTCCCCTCAACCTGCCACTCCTTGGTCGCATACCGCACCATCGGACGTGTGTACATCAGCGCTGCCGTCTCCACCATGTACTTCTCCTCCTCCGACCGGATGCCGGTAATCACGCCATTGTCCTTCACCCCGATCAGCAACGTTCCGCCATCCGTGTTCGCAAAAGCCACCAGCGTCCGTGCAATCTTCCTTGAATCGGAAATCTCAAATTTAAAATCCAGCGTCTGATTCTCGCCCTGCTTGATCAGATCGGTTATGTAATGGGACTTCAAAACGGTATTTTTGCTCGTTGTTGCAAGCTATCTGAATCGGCTATCTGCTATCTGAATTGACAGATTGCTGATTGCCGATTGCCGATTGCCGATCCTACACCACCACCACCCTCCCCCATC
This genomic interval from Bacteroidales bacterium contains the following:
- a CDS encoding histidine kinase, which encodes MMRRFFIYFFLNPLFQALVVTLLIIIFVPLGIQKFKATLVEYQKVDDRAEYYYADLDHDGWSERIITGQNVAGGSYIVIRTRKGDMDQWNIRGVFLPWGKRFIIGDSDHNGRDEIFLFSRSKDSILLHVMEFTERPAFNIRNRCIATTMVAKNQVDPDANVIGGKVTDLNSDGFGELVFAINSGFSLQPRNVFAYYINNDSLRVSPRSGNFISDIHFIDPDQDDKEEIIIDSYASDNIHDSVIPYPDQSCWLMVLDSDLNFLFSPMEFPGKIASLESVVIRNASGQYALISGYNFAGNSEIDDQLFLSTLDGRVIRRRIFKNSDTLDRLSLIPCQPALHSHTFALIQSLGIVSIDTALKLHQVSKYPIHAHQLQSIDIDQNGRTEYLIPHSSFDQYFLFREDFTHPVSLPVPRPAYDLICSVKLAGKGPGQLSIQSNDKLFLFDYGLNPVYNWKPAIYTGIYITILGFVLLIRLLQHIQLKKRYEIEKQLTAFHLSSIKSQMDPHFLYNVINMIGSSIYKENRDEAYKSIMNFSKMVRTLVASSDQLSRPLSEELEFTKSYLELQKSRFRDKFNYLIDLAPDVYMESEIPKMIIQTHAENALKHGLVPKGSPGLLRISISAENEYLIIRVEDDGIGRKQTKLVKSTSTGKGLKIMEQLFAMYNRYNRPPLLQEITDLYDDHQQPAGTRVVISVPLNYNRNVMTGKGSTS
- a CDS encoding LytTR family DNA-binding domain-containing protein is translated as MENIPKKITTLIVEDEPVAVELLEAMLDDAGGIEIVDRCQTIAGSLRSVLQFQPEIIFLDILLGEENGFDLINALRDYDVNPSVIFVTGHDEFVLQAIRHAAFDYLLKPVDPEELKKTLSRYRKRKVESFHRQAGNLSAWLEAARKIRFNTIGGFILVSPAEVLYCEANGNYTDIFLVDGKKHMISRNIGEIEKLLMNNPEFFRISRSIIINSKYLKEVNKKQKLCILTTDKTNYSLAISKDHIKDIEQAF
- a CDS encoding type IX secretion system membrane protein PorP/SprF, whose protein sequence is MKKYIFIHLFLLISAGVFGQRDALYYQYLHNYHILNPAFTGIQEKPIFHLVDRHQWIGLNGAPNTITLSGQGMLRNEKIGLGGYMYVDRLGPTVDFGVMTTYAYILEFPVGKLSMGLQFGLKQTRIDWQELSMENMNDYYLIVQPKPLTLPDANFGVYYYTPDFFMGFSTTHLFDKYFLALYDNREYSEFAFTQNVYLYTGGFIKIRNMVLKPSVLVKYWEEGNWGVDINTALKINNLIWVGASYRSNTRSFVMLTELRVSSRLKIGYSFDSYLGDIGNYNVGSHEIRLCWDKQTKKKPYVGDFF
- a CDS encoding ATP-binding protein, producing MKSHYITDLIKQGENQTLDFKFEISDSRKIARTLVAFANTDGGTLLIGVKDNGVITGIRSEEEKYMVETAALMYTRPMVRYATKEWQVEGKTVLEVVLAKGEERPYFALEPNGRWMAYIRVKDQNLLANRVLLMVWEKVL